A genomic window from Paenibacillus sp. FSL K6-0276 includes:
- a CDS encoding DUF4303 domain-containing protein: MKPMQDIETLAIEIADAARTSFRALFVNGERYYYCTLYTTGEGHAPSISAWSWEALEMESTRQGDESDTPGLTIAELIKWSYADSPYCCFGDENFDHVKQRFIECPFIADLENDEGNREFDLRLKAMELAMKMLDDEGVFALNQLRESVCILVEVMPPDEINTEIALRLNRAESPAMQVWLAEAAE, from the coding sequence ATGAAGCCGATGCAAGATATCGAGACGCTGGCGATAGAGATCGCCGATGCTGCCAGAACGTCTTTTCGCGCTCTTTTTGTAAATGGCGAACGTTACTATTATTGTACGCTATATACTACTGGCGAGGGACATGCGCCAAGTATCTCCGCCTGGTCATGGGAAGCTTTGGAGATGGAATCGACCAGGCAAGGAGACGAAAGTGACACACCGGGATTGACGATTGCGGAACTCATCAAATGGTCCTATGCCGATTCTCCCTATTGTTGTTTCGGGGATGAGAACTTCGATCATGTTAAACAACGATTTATCGAGTGTCCTTTCATTGCGGATCTTGAGAATGACGAAGGGAATCGCGAGTTTGATTTGAGGCTGAAGGCCATGGAGCTGGCAATGAAAATGCTCGATGATGAAGGCGTGTTTGCCTTGAATCAACTGCGAGAGTCAGTATGCATCCTTGTCGAAGTCATGCCGCCGGATGAGATCAATACCGAAATCGCCCTACGTTTGAATCGGGCGGAATCTCCGGCTATGCAAGTATGGTTGGCGGAAGCGGCGGAGTAG
- a CDS encoding extracellular solute-binding protein has product MKRTWLIPTTALLTLSILFTGCSSNSTNNSSAKESATPNDTKAPKESKNPEPVKKVKVRLSYWNKEDSVKTLLQLFKDKLPDIDVEYQFIDNKTYVDVIKTQLAAGEGPDIIGGVIDANTVKTGYFEDLTERYASKYYETGTSTATFDNKLYGLPQASWFNGVYYNVDLFAKYDLKIPTTLDEYFQVADVLKKNGIKPQAIGLKNPNVAGQSFLGLALNDFIGTTEGKQWNDDFGKGNSKMVDALEPALTTWTEYLKHGVFTKDMLGLEEEQAIDEFTSGKAAMFQAGPWYMETFKQKAPNMKIDMFPNLGTKGGPGWMVGGPGVSFGLNAKSKVKDAAYKVLDLLSTPEGQNAYWIDNKGGSSFLKGVTFEMPAEYNGAQEAFKAGNVMYPVNNWGVAGPAFSDLGKGIQEIIAGTKTPRQVLEAVDKKAVELLEKSK; this is encoded by the coding sequence ATGAAGAGAACGTGGTTAATTCCCACTACCGCTTTACTCACCTTGTCAATCTTATTTACAGGCTGCAGTTCGAACAGTACAAACAACAGCAGCGCAAAGGAAAGTGCAACACCGAATGATACAAAGGCACCGAAAGAATCAAAGAATCCAGAACCGGTAAAGAAAGTGAAGGTCAGATTATCGTATTGGAACAAAGAAGACAGTGTAAAGACACTTCTGCAATTATTCAAAGATAAACTTCCCGATATAGATGTGGAGTATCAGTTCATCGATAACAAGACTTACGTAGATGTCATCAAGACGCAGCTTGCAGCAGGCGAAGGTCCTGACATTATCGGTGGAGTAATCGACGCAAATACCGTCAAGACAGGGTATTTCGAAGATTTAACAGAACGTTATGCTAGCAAGTATTATGAAACCGGCACGTCCACCGCAACATTTGATAATAAACTGTACGGGTTGCCGCAAGCTAGTTGGTTTAACGGGGTTTACTATAATGTTGATCTATTTGCCAAATATGACCTGAAAATACCAACAACGCTTGATGAGTACTTCCAAGTAGCGGACGTGCTGAAGAAAAATGGAATTAAACCCCAAGCGATCGGTCTAAAGAATCCTAACGTAGCAGGCCAGTCCTTCCTTGGTTTGGCACTCAATGATTTTATCGGCACAACAGAAGGAAAACAATGGAACGATGATTTTGGCAAAGGAAACTCAAAAATGGTCGATGCGCTCGAGCCTGCTTTGACGACATGGACCGAATACTTGAAACACGGTGTCTTCACTAAGGATATGCTTGGGCTTGAAGAAGAACAAGCAATTGACGAATTTACAAGCGGCAAGGCAGCTATGTTCCAAGCAGGACCTTGGTATATGGAAACCTTTAAGCAAAAGGCGCCTAACATGAAGATTGATATGTTCCCGAACCTGGGTACAAAAGGCGGCCCGGGTTGGATGGTCGGTGGTCCAGGGGTATCGTTTGGTTTGAATGCGAAGTCCAAAGTCAAGGATGCAGCGTACAAGGTGCTTGACCTGTTGTCCACACCAGAAGGTCAGAATGCTTACTGGATCGATAATAAAGGAGGTTCCTCTTTTTTGAAAGGGGTTACTTTTGAAATGCCAGCAGAGTACAACGGTGCTCAAGAAGCTTTCAAGGCGGGTAATGTCATGTACCCTGTTAATAATTGGGGCGTTGCTGGTCCTGCTTTTTCAGATCTAGGAAAAGGTATTCAAGAAATCATAGCAGGTACTAAAACGCCTCGTCAAGTGCTAGAAGCGGTAGACAAGAAAGCAGTTGAACTGCTGGAGAAATCTAAATAG
- a CDS encoding carbohydrate ABC transporter permease, which yields MNRYTKGSAVTEILLLVLAAIFLIPIYYLIITTFKTPADAVSHPMGFPVNITFDNYVRAFKAMNYFHVLGNNLLITISSVAGIVMFSAMAAYSLVRRTNHFNRLVFLLFMVGMMVPYQMGILALYKQVSQLGLMNSHMGVILIEICYNLPLSIFLIKSFIGSTVPLELEEAAKVDGCGVWRTFLQIVFPLLMPVIATVAIVNTLGVWNDFMTPLLFLQSRSKGVLLLEVFRNIGQFSTDWTNFFPMMLLAVAPLILFYIFMQKYIINGITSGSLKG from the coding sequence ATGAATAGATATACAAAAGGGTCTGCCGTTACGGAAATTCTCTTGCTCGTCTTAGCTGCGATTTTTTTGATCCCTATTTACTATTTGATCATCACGACTTTTAAGACCCCAGCTGATGCAGTCTCTCATCCGATGGGCTTTCCAGTTAACATCACGTTTGACAACTACGTTCGCGCTTTCAAGGCAATGAACTACTTTCATGTGTTGGGAAACAACCTTCTCATTACGATTTCCTCCGTTGCGGGTATTGTTATGTTTTCTGCGATGGCTGCTTACAGCTTGGTACGACGCACGAACCACTTCAATCGCCTCGTGTTCCTTTTATTCATGGTTGGAATGATGGTACCGTACCAAATGGGGATCTTGGCACTTTATAAACAGGTATCCCAGCTTGGGCTTATGAATTCCCATATGGGCGTTATTCTTATAGAAATTTGTTACAACCTCCCGCTCTCTATCTTTTTAATTAAAAGCTTTATCGGCTCTACCGTTCCATTGGAACTGGAAGAAGCAGCAAAAGTAGACGGCTGTGGGGTTTGGAGAACATTCTTGCAGATTGTGTTCCCGCTGCTTATGCCGGTGATTGCCACTGTAGCGATTGTGAATACGCTTGGTGTGTGGAATGATTTCATGACGCCGTTGTTGTTCTTGCAATCCCGTTCAAAGGGTGTATTACTTTTAGAAGTGTTCCGCAATATTGGGCAATTCTCAACCGACTGGACGAATTTCTTCCCGATGATGCTCCTAGCGGTTGCACCACTCATTCTTTTCTATATTTTCATGCAAAAATATATCATTAATGGTATTACGTCTGGATCGTTAAAGGGATAG
- a CDS encoding sugar ABC transporter permease: MNKPNIFKREINYVLLLLPALLIYCTFFIFPTIKTALYSFTNWSDVHPVVVKFVGLNNYIALFKDSLYLTGISNTLIYAVLAMLGQNLLAIPLAVFLNKKLKTKNLLRAAFFLPAVFSVLVIGFLWNFMYSPSDFGLINQLVVALGFERINFLGDPRLALYSVIIASVWQWVGYTMVIYLANLQSISTDYYEAAKIDRANGWQLFRYITLPLLLPAITFNTVMGMINGMKVFDIVYALTGGGPGYSTETIVSLMIKKGLSEGFYSYGAAFGIVFVILVGFITFLHFSLIKMWERR; the protein is encoded by the coding sequence ATGAACAAACCAAACATTTTCAAACGAGAAATCAATTATGTTCTGCTTCTGCTTCCTGCCTTACTTATTTATTGTACCTTTTTCATATTTCCGACGATAAAGACCGCTTTATACAGCTTTACAAATTGGTCGGACGTGCATCCCGTTGTTGTCAAGTTTGTTGGTTTAAACAATTATATCGCTCTATTTAAAGATTCACTCTATTTAACAGGTATTAGCAACACTTTAATCTATGCAGTACTCGCGATGCTCGGACAGAATTTGCTAGCCATTCCATTAGCGGTATTTCTCAATAAAAAATTAAAAACAAAAAATCTGCTGCGGGCTGCGTTCTTCCTTCCTGCGGTGTTCAGCGTATTGGTTATCGGTTTTCTCTGGAATTTTATGTACTCACCTTCCGACTTCGGCTTAATTAATCAACTTGTAGTTGCTCTTGGCTTTGAACGCATCAATTTTCTCGGAGATCCGCGTCTTGCGCTCTACTCAGTCATCATCGCCTCCGTATGGCAGTGGGTTGGTTACACAATGGTTATTTATTTGGCCAACTTGCAGAGCATCTCAACAGATTATTATGAAGCGGCGAAGATCGACAGAGCGAACGGGTGGCAATTGTTCCGCTATATCACGCTTCCTCTACTGCTTCCAGCGATCACTTTCAATACGGTTATGGGGATGATAAACGGTATGAAGGTATTTGATATTGTTTATGCCTTGACTGGAGGTGGCCCGGGGTATTCTACGGAAACGATCGTATCACTCATGATCAAAAAAGGGCTCAGTGAAGGTTTCTATAGCTACGGAGCCGCATTCGGTATCGTCTTCGTGATCCTCGTTGGCTTCATCACCTTTCTTCACTTTTCACTAATTAAAATGTGGGAGCGGCGGTAA
- a CDS encoding collagen-like protein, which yields MGFFPTPGGGQGFPGFPGGPGVPGGPGGPGFPGGSPEGIPGGAPGGVQAPTAPPPQFVPQMSATTFAVDPGGIRRCLFRNTYIWLNNGEQFWFFPVFVGRNSIAGFRWFGFFWAYFGIDLNRIRSFTCF from the coding sequence ATGGGATTTTTTCCAACGCCGGGAGGCGGCCAAGGATTTCCAGGGTTTCCGGGAGGACCTGGTGTGCCGGGAGGACCGGGGGGACCGGGGTTTCCAGGTGGAAGTCCCGAAGGAATTCCGGGAGGTGCACCGGGAGGCGTTCAAGCGCCGACGGCTCCTCCACCGCAATTCGTACCGCAAATGTCGGCCACCACATTTGCCGTCGACCCCGGCGGGATCAGACGCTGCCTGTTCCGCAACACATACATTTGGCTGAACAACGGCGAGCAATTCTGGTTCTTCCCGGTATTCGTCGGGCGTAATTCTATTGCAGGGTTCAGATGGTTCGGTTTCTTCTGGGCGTACTTCGGCATTGATTTGAATCGGATTCGTTCGTTCACCTGCTTCTAA
- a CDS encoding IS1182 family transposase (programmed frameshift) produces MLRSNREKQQAYEFVSIEDLVPQDHLLRKVDKYIDFSFIDEKVRPLYCADNGRPAVDPVILFKMIFLGYFYGIRSERQLEREIQTNLAYRWFLGLGLTDKVPDHTTISWNRRTRFKDTNIFQDIFDEIVLQAISHRMVGGRVLVTDSTHVKANANKHQYTKQQVLQNTKDYVNELNAAVAEDRKEHGKKPLKPREEVNEEKEIKVSKTDPDSGYMIRDGKPEGFFYLDHRTVDTKYNLITDVHVTPGNVHDSVPYLSRLDRQQERFGFKIEAVALDSGYLTTPICRGLQSRKIFAVIAHRRFHPKQGLFPKWKFTFDAERNLYVCPASHELNYRTTDRKGYRQYASDPDHCKSCPLLDQCTQSRNHRKVVTRHVWEDSKEWVRNNRLSKSGKQLYRKRKETIERSFADAKELHGFRYCRLRGLPNVREQALMTAAVQNMKKMAIHLDRLEQRG; encoded by the exons ATGTTGCGTTCCAACCGAGAAAAACAACAAGCGTACGAGTTTGTCTCTATCGAAGATTTAGTTCCTCAAGATCATTTGCTACGAAAAGTAGATAAGTATATTGATTTTTCCTTTATCGATGAAAAAGTTAGGCCGTTGTACTGCGCAGATAACGGACGTCCTGCTGTTGATCCAGTTATCTTATTTAAGATGATTTTTCTTGGATACTTTTACGGCATTCGTTCCGAACGTCAATTGGAGCGAGAGATCCAAACCAATTTGGCGTACCGCTGGTTTTTAGGACTGGGATTAACCGACAAGGTTCCAGACCATACGACTATTAGTTGGAACCGGCGAACCCGATTTAAAGATACGAACATTTTTCAGGACATTTTCGATGAGATTGTTCTTCAGGCTATTTCGCACCGGATGGTCGGTGGACGGGTTCTCGTGACCGACTCAACCCATGTAAAAGCAAATGCGAATAAACACCAGTACACCAAACAACAAGTACTGCAGAACACCAAAGATTACGTGAATGAACTCAACGCTGCTGTGGCCGAAGACCGGAAAGAGCATGGAAAAAAGCCCT TGAAACCAAGAGAGGAAGTGAACGAGGAGAAAGAGATTAAAGTGAGCAAGACCGACCCAGATAGTGGATATATGATCCGGGATGGCAAACCGGAGGGCTTCTTTTATCTAGATCACCGTACCGTAGATACCAAATACAATCTCATTACCGATGTACATGTAACGCCCGGCAATGTTCATGATTCCGTGCCATATTTGTCGCGTTTAGACCGTCAGCAAGAACGTTTTGGATTTAAGATTGAAGCCGTTGCGCTCGATTCAGGTTACTTAACCACACCGATTTGTCGAGGATTACAAAGCCGAAAGATTTTTGCGGTGATTGCACACCGGAGATTTCATCCCAAGCAAGGATTGTTTCCGAAATGGAAGTTCACCTTTGATGCCGAGCGAAATTTGTATGTTTGTCCAGCCAGTCATGAACTGAATTACCGGACCACAGACCGAAAGGGTTACCGGCAGTATGCTTCTGATCCGGACCATTGTAAGAGTTGCCCATTGCTGGACCAATGCACTCAGTCCCGAAATCACCGAAAGGTGGTGACCCGGCACGTCTGGGAGGACAGCAAGGAATGGGTGCGGAATAACCGACTCAGTAAGTCGGGCAAGCAACTGTACCGCAAACGAAAAGAGACGATTGAGCGAAGCTTCGCGGATGCTAAAGAGCTCCATGGGTTTCGCTATTGCCGGTTGCGCGGACTTCCGAATGTCAGAGAACAGGCACTGATGACGGCAGCCGTGCAGAACATGAAGAAGATGGCGATCCACCTGGATCGCCTGGAACAGAGGGGGTAA
- a CDS encoding glycosyltransferase family A protein, which yields MKRATDSTISAVSILTCTKRADCINTLFDNYRRQNFNPKELIVIINNDSLKIDDYTAAAKKHMNVRVFKIPEHRSLGFCLNFGVQLAKYSYIAKFDDDDYYATNYLADSMQTLHKSKADIVGKRAHYMYLNDKKLLLLRYLRMENKHVTNLQGATLLVKRNVFQQISFPDRNRGECVKFCSDCAAHGFKIYAGNKYNFAAIRRKNSKDHTWIVSDKKLLSKSVKVIKVKNFKKYVTRI from the coding sequence ATGAAAAGGGCTACTGATTCCACTATATCTGCTGTATCTATTCTGACCTGTACGAAACGAGCTGACTGTATAAATACACTGTTTGATAACTATCGACGACAAAATTTCAATCCTAAAGAACTTATCGTAATCATAAATAATGATAGTTTGAAAATAGATGACTATACAGCTGCTGCAAAAAAACATATGAATGTACGGGTTTTTAAAATACCGGAACATCGATCCCTCGGATTTTGTTTAAATTTTGGTGTGCAATTAGCGAAATATAGTTATATCGCTAAATTTGATGATGACGACTACTACGCTACCAACTATTTAGCCGATAGTATGCAAACACTTCATAAGAGTAAGGCGGATATCGTTGGAAAACGGGCTCACTATATGTATTTGAATGATAAGAAGTTACTTTTGCTTCGTTACCTCCGTATGGAAAATAAACATGTAACCAATCTTCAAGGTGCGACCCTGCTCGTTAAACGTAATGTGTTCCAGCAGATTTCTTTTCCAGATCGGAACCGGGGGGAATGCGTCAAGTTCTGTTCTGATTGTGCTGCACATGGCTTTAAGATTTACGCAGGAAATAAGTATAACTTCGCAGCAATTCGTAGGAAAAACTCAAAAGATCATACCTGGATCGTTAGCGACAAGAAGCTTTTATCCAAAAGTGTTAAAGTTATTAAAGTGAAAAATTTCAAAAAATACGTCACTCGAATCTGA
- a CDS encoding ABC transporter ATP-binding protein, with protein MLTIKHFTKSYKGGKKAVNDLNLIVEKGDIYGFIGHNGAGKTTTIRAVVGVLDFEEGDIEIGGHSIKKDPLACKSITAYIPDNPDLYDHLTGIQYLNFIGDLFSVSKADRELLIKKYGEEFEITSHLGDLISSYSHGMKQKLAIISALIHKPKLLVLDEPFVGLDPKAAHTLKRIMTEICSQGSAIFFSTHVLDVAEKLCNKIAIIKAGELITHGKTEEVKGDSSLEDVFLELIKHD; from the coding sequence ATGTTGACAATAAAGCATTTTACCAAGAGCTATAAGGGCGGTAAGAAGGCAGTGAATGACTTGAATTTAATAGTCGAGAAAGGCGATATTTATGGCTTTATCGGTCATAACGGCGCGGGGAAAACAACGACAATTCGGGCAGTAGTAGGTGTTCTTGATTTTGAGGAGGGGGACATCGAGATTGGTGGTCATTCCATCAAAAAAGATCCTTTAGCCTGCAAATCGATCACTGCGTATATTCCGGATAATCCAGATCTATACGACCATCTGACTGGCATTCAGTACTTGAATTTTATTGGTGATCTTTTTAGCGTATCGAAAGCGGATCGGGAGTTATTGATTAAGAAATATGGCGAAGAATTTGAGATTACATCTCATTTGGGGGATTTAATCTCCTCGTATTCTCATGGTATGAAACAGAAACTCGCGATCATCTCAGCGCTCATACATAAACCGAAGCTGTTAGTTCTGGATGAGCCTTTTGTGGGACTTGATCCAAAAGCGGCACACACCCTTAAAAGAATCATGACGGAGATTTGCAGTCAGGGCAGTGCGATCTTTTTTTCGACGCATGTACTGGATGTGGCCGAGAAGCTCTGCAATAAGATTGCCATTATCAAAGCGGGAGAATTGATTACTCATGGGAAAACAGAAGAGGTGAAGGGTGACAGTAGCCTTGAAGATGTATTTTTGGAGTTGATTAAGCATGATTAA
- a CDS encoding sporulation protein, which yields MSMFKRMLASAGIGAAKVDLMLHQDVVNAGDTISGVVRIQGGRVDQQVDDVYAFVKTRYLKELNDKKMEVEATVSKILLASKFTVEAEQVYEFPVSFQLPLITPVTIGRTPVWIQTGLDIKEAIDPKDQDHLQVGPHPNSAIILDAMNQLGFRIREVTCEYAPRYGKINGLDFVQEFEFIPPSQFRNQLDELEIVFFPDEYGIELLLQIDRRARGLAGLFADALDSDESFVKMRFDHNQLAYGVNYVADQLLETIHKYV from the coding sequence ATGTCAATGTTTAAACGGATGCTCGCGAGTGCCGGAATTGGCGCGGCTAAGGTAGATCTCATGCTCCATCAAGATGTTGTGAACGCTGGTGATACGATCAGTGGTGTTGTCCGAATTCAAGGTGGTCGTGTGGATCAGCAGGTCGATGACGTCTATGCATTCGTTAAGACGCGTTACTTGAAAGAGCTAAACGATAAGAAGATGGAAGTGGAAGCAACGGTGTCCAAGATCCTGTTAGCTAGTAAATTTACAGTAGAGGCGGAGCAGGTCTATGAGTTCCCCGTCTCATTCCAGCTTCCGCTAATAACGCCAGTGACGATAGGAAGAACGCCGGTTTGGATTCAAACCGGACTTGATATTAAAGAGGCAATTGATCCAAAGGATCAGGATCATCTTCAAGTAGGCCCTCACCCGAATTCCGCAATTATTCTGGATGCAATGAATCAGCTGGGGTTCCGTATTCGCGAAGTGACTTGTGAATACGCGCCACGTTATGGCAAGATTAATGGCTTAGATTTTGTTCAAGAATTTGAATTCATACCTCCCTCACAGTTCCGGAATCAACTAGATGAATTAGAAATCGTTTTCTTTCCAGATGAGTACGGTATTGAATTGCTACTGCAGATCGATCGTAGGGCACGTGGGTTAGCTGGTTTGTTCGCTGATGCGCTTGACTCGGATGAGAGTTTTGTAAAAATGCGCTTCGACCACAATCAACTTGCTTACGGAGTTAACTATGTTGCTGATCAACTGCTCGAAACGATTCATAAGTACGTATAA
- a CDS encoding S-layer homology domain-containing protein — protein MNNRFGRFAVITIVIVLAAGIFIQHISADDEAPFKEIDTSYAKNEIIDLYHRNILTGTTATCFSPTQSITRAEFITVLDRLLKLDPAVSPVSPYTDVAKKAWYYGWIHAAVQLELANGTSATTFAPAKAVTRQEAAVWMAKTLKQTNHTSALTSFNDRNEIASWARSAVATVNDLGLMKGDNSKNFRPFDPITRQETAVLIDRVLQNESWAAELEDEPEDHIIIGWQYGQTTAQYENTVMKSNVNTISPRWYYVGKSGALTDSTDASLITWAKKNNKKIWAMVGNRSDQEATHQMLSSTTTRNKAVDQLAALVSKYGLDGLNIDFENVAPDDREYLTSFITLLAEKMHALNATLSIDVSPDLGTDWTEAFDYAALGKQVNYMVMMGYDEHYDGSKLPGPNASIPFDQHAVDTVLKVVPSHKVILALPLYNRDWTLNQNGTVSSSKYISLPEQNQIISNYGMKPVWNESLGQYVANYSKQSIKHTIWIEDGRSLIAKYDLSVKNNLAGIAYWYIGGESSDIWPSLSNAEKFYDYTF, from the coding sequence GTGAACAATAGATTTGGTAGATTTGCAGTCATAACAATCGTTATAGTGCTTGCAGCCGGAATATTTATTCAACATATATCGGCTGATGATGAGGCGCCTTTTAAGGAAATAGATACTAGTTATGCTAAAAATGAAATCATAGATTTATATCACCGCAACATATTAACTGGCACAACGGCGACATGCTTTTCACCTACTCAATCGATCACTAGAGCGGAATTCATTACGGTTCTTGACCGTCTGCTAAAGCTTGATCCGGCAGTTAGTCCAGTATCTCCTTATACAGATGTAGCCAAAAAAGCTTGGTATTACGGCTGGATACATGCAGCTGTTCAGCTTGAGCTGGCTAACGGCACGTCGGCAACTACTTTTGCGCCAGCAAAAGCAGTTACTAGGCAGGAAGCGGCTGTATGGATGGCCAAAACTTTAAAGCAAACAAACCATACTTCTGCTCTAACTTCGTTCAATGATCGAAATGAAATTGCTAGCTGGGCAAGATCAGCTGTTGCTACTGTAAATGATCTAGGATTAATGAAGGGGGATAATAGCAAGAATTTCCGACCCTTTGATCCTATAACTAGACAGGAAACAGCCGTCCTCATAGACCGGGTGCTGCAAAATGAGAGTTGGGCAGCTGAGCTTGAAGATGAGCCGGAGGATCATATCATTATTGGCTGGCAATATGGTCAAACGACGGCACAATACGAGAATACTGTTATGAAGTCGAACGTCAATACCATATCACCACGGTGGTACTATGTTGGAAAATCAGGTGCATTAACGGATTCAACGGATGCTTCGCTGATCACATGGGCAAAGAAGAATAATAAGAAAATATGGGCGATGGTAGGTAATCGATCGGATCAAGAAGCGACTCATCAAATGTTGTCGAGTACAACCACAAGGAATAAGGCAGTAGATCAATTAGCAGCTTTAGTGAGCAAATATGGATTAGATGGACTAAATATTGATTTTGAAAATGTAGCGCCTGACGATCGTGAGTATTTGACCTCGTTCATTACACTATTAGCTGAGAAGATGCATGCACTTAACGCTACGCTGTCGATAGACGTATCTCCCGATCTTGGAACAGATTGGACGGAAGCTTTTGACTACGCTGCACTAGGTAAGCAAGTGAATTATATGGTGATGATGGGTTATGATGAGCATTACGATGGGAGTAAGCTTCCAGGGCCAAATGCTTCAATTCCTTTTGATCAACATGCAGTGGATACAGTACTAAAGGTCGTTCCTAGCCATAAGGTTATATTGGCACTGCCTTTATATAATCGTGACTGGACGTTGAACCAGAATGGCACGGTTTCATCTTCAAAGTATATCTCGCTTCCGGAGCAAAATCAGATTATTAGTAACTATGGAATGAAGCCCGTATGGAATGAGTCTTTAGGACAATATGTTGCCAACTATTCGAAGCAGTCCATAAAGCACACGATCTGGATTGAGGATGGTCGTTCATTAATAGCCAAATACGATTTAAGCGTTAAGAACAATCTAGCCGGGATCGCTTATTGGTATATAGGTGGGGAAAGTTCAGATATATGGCCTAGCCTAAGTAATGCAGAGAAATTTTACGATTATACCTTTTAA
- a CDS encoding glycosyltransferase: protein MNGVSIITCTNRPNYLNNLLQNYNRQRYAQKELIIIINNNAIPLSPYQRLAKKHKNIKIFRKPEHQTLGSCLNYAVTKCKYHTIAKFDDDDYYAPHYLTESIQTLNRTNADILGKRAHYMYLSGSKTLILRFAHDEHRTVTHLPGATLVFKRKVFDQVKFPDKNVGEDDLFCSRSRKKGYKVYSASKNNFVAIRRKNSSKHTWIISDSTLIANHKIIRNIKNYKAFVGRSPKIKV, encoded by the coding sequence ATGAATGGTGTTTCCATTATTACCTGTACAAATCGTCCAAATTATTTAAACAACCTACTTCAAAATTACAACAGACAACGATATGCCCAAAAAGAACTCATCATTATTATCAATAACAATGCAATTCCACTATCCCCCTACCAACGATTAGCTAAAAAACACAAAAACATAAAGATATTTCGTAAACCAGAACATCAAACTCTGGGTTCATGCTTAAACTATGCCGTAACGAAATGTAAATATCATACCATCGCCAAATTCGATGACGACGATTATTATGCCCCTCATTATTTGACAGAAAGTATTCAGACATTAAATAGAACAAATGCTGATATTCTTGGAAAACGAGCTCATTATATGTATTTAAGTGGTTCAAAGACTTTGATCCTTCGTTTCGCACATGATGAACATCGAACAGTTACCCATCTCCCAGGCGCTACACTCGTCTTCAAACGTAAAGTATTCGATCAAGTGAAATTCCCTGATAAAAACGTGGGTGAGGATGATCTTTTTTGCAGCAGAAGTAGAAAGAAAGGTTATAAGGTGTATTCTGCGAGTAAGAATAACTTCGTAGCCATACGAAGAAAGAACTCTTCTAAGCACACATGGATCATCAGCGACAGCACTCTAATAGCAAACCATAAGATCATCCGTAATATTAAAAATTACAAGGCATTTGTTGGACGCAGTCCAAAGATCAAGGTATGA